The Pirellulales bacterium region TGAGCAATACACAGCCCACGTCGGTCGGGAAGTGGCCCGCTGCTTCCGACGTAATCCTTGTGCGGAGATTGCCTTCGACGCGAGCACTCTCGGGGACGAGTTTAAGCACAAAAAGCATCGGATCGCCTTAACAAGCATAATTCGTGCCATCACGTTTTGCTCTCATACAGGCGATAAGAGTACATCGATCCATCGAGTTGTACTAAAGCCTCTCGCTGGAGGAAAGAGTCAGAGCCAAGTGTACGACATGCAGTCCTACACTAGAGACGAGCTTGCATGCGTCCGAACGGTTTTAAAGGTTGGGCAGCCGGAGGAAATCGCGCGAGAAATTGATAATTACGCGAGTTTTGTGAAATGGTACTTTCCGTACACGTGGCGTCCCGAATTAATTGGATGCTCATTCACAAAACGGTGGGGTGCAGTGTGTTATTCGCTCGCGCATGGCGGGGATCAGGCGTCGCGGCCTCTGGGAGACGTAGTTGCCGCAGGCCACTTTGACACGCTCAATAGTGCGGTGAGACTTATCTTTTCCTCAGATTCTAAGCAGTGGTATCACCAGCGGAATGTAGAACTAAGTAATGACAATCTTGTAAAGTATTACACGACTCGCTGGACTGATAAAAGTAAAGAGGATCTCGAGGAACGCTTCAGAAAACAAGTCCCGGAGGCCAGCTTCGTGGCTGGCGAACGTTTTCATCTATTCGGCACATCATGTCCCGCGCCAAGCAGCTATCTTTTTGGCGTGCCGCGGCTTGGGTTTCACACATGTATTCGACATGGCGACCTGAATCTACGGAATGTGATTGTGTGCACACAGATCGAGATGGAGGATGCTGACGAGGGAAAGTACGCTGGCAACGGCGACATGGATGCTCGCGGTCGAGAAGGATTGGCTGAGGTATTCTTCATTGATTTTGAGCAGACGGGGCGCGGTCATGTGTATGAGGACTTCGTAATGTTTGAGACTAGCGTGCGGCTATGGTATCAAGGGAAAGACGATTTCGAAGCGCTCGTCGCCGGGGAGATTGCGCTAGCTCGCGGACAAGAGTCGACCCTGCCTTATGCTAGTACAGTCCAAAATATTAGGACTCTCGCGCGCGAAAATTTCGGGACAGTCGAAACATCTGCACGATACGCATATGCGGCGGCAATGTGCGCTTACGGCATGCTGAGATTCAAAACGCTTGAGCCGTGGCAGGAGCGACAAGTCGCCGCATGTCTTGTTGGAAATCTCTGTTGGCTTGAGGAAGAAGAAGGTGAAAAGGCGAGACACGGCGTCTGAAGCCGATAGGCCGAAGTTGCGCATCGGTCGGTGCGTTGGATGCGGTGCAGTCGAACTACAGCTGAGGTACGGCGTTGAGCCGCTCGGCATTTTCAATGTAGACCCCGGAGCAGCATTGAATGCGTCAGGAAAACGAATCCGCCGTCTACACGGGCTCGCTTGCAAGAGTGCTAGCATTGCAGGATCTCTTGCGTATCCGAGCGCAGCTCGCAGCTAAGAGGGGTAACCAATTAGATGTCGGGGCATTTGTCTGCGCGCTTCCTGCGACGGTCGCTGCATCACTTTCGGCGGTTCTTGCGCGGTTTCAGATCGAGCTCGCGACGGAACATATTCTTGCGGTCTCGACAGTTATTACATTGGGCCTAAAGATTGCGGCAACGCTCTATAAGAATAGCGCGCGGCACTTTAACTGGGTGTCGCGGCGGGCGTTGGCGATTGCGATGCCGTGTCGCGCCTTTGACGCTGAGCCGCGACAGGTGGATTGGGAGGCGGTGTATTCTAAGGTCGATCGTGCGATTGCCATTAGGGAACTCGATGCGCATATCGCTGACCCAAAACAAGCCGCGCGATTCGCAACGTGGTGGCAACTGGCAGGTCGCGATGCAGGACTGCCGCGACTTGCAGGATTGCTGATCGAAAACGTTGGATGGACAAAGGACATTCTGCGGAGTGCGAAGCGCCGCCGCCAACAGCGATTGACAGGCGCTGTTGTCATTTTCACTCTTGTACTATTTATGGGAATCATACTTGCGCCTGCATCGACGCGATCGCTTGTTGAGTCAGCAGTGCTTCCAATCATCCTCTTTCTTTTGGCAATCAATGGCCTGGGGCTCTCCAGAGATGTTCATAACGCCCAGCGCGAATGCGAAGCGATATACAACAGCCTTAGGGGAATTGAAACTCAGGAGAACACAGAGGCGTCGGTTCTCGCGTCAATGGGGCGATACTTTGCTGTTTCGAGTGCTATTCCGCCCGTGTCGTCGGCTGACTACAGTCGAATGCGCTCGGAGCTGTCACGCAGATACAGCGCGAGCAATCTTCAAAAGGACCTCTCGGGGGCGTAATTGCGAAGGGAATAGTTCTCCCGCAGAGGCGACATCGGGGTTTCGAGTTGCGACCGAGCGCGCCCAATGCGAAAGTGAACAGACTTGCGAGATTCAATATCGCGTCGAGATTCTAGCGAATGTGGCAACCCGGCACGGGGCCCCACACTAACACGATTTGTTTTCTGTCACGGTCATCTGTTCTAATAGTCGACTGCCCTGTTGGCAGCTTTACGCATGAACTTCGAGTCTTTTAAAAGGTGCCCATAGACCTTGAAGATCATCGTCGTGTCAGCATGTCCGGCGAGCGTCGCCATCACGACAGGGTCTACCTTGCCCTTCGTCAGCCCATTATGAATGTAGGAGTGTCGCATCGCGTAGGCAAAGGGTTTGAAACCAAGTTCTTCTTCCATCCGTGTGAACCGGCAATTGATCGAGTACGCCGTCCACGGTGTACCGCGTAGATTCCGAAATATCGGACCTTCTGAATTCCGCTTCGCCCATTTCTTCGCGATCGCGTACGCCGCGTCAACCATATGCACGACACGCGATTTCTTTTTGCCCTTCGATTCCTTCGGTGGGAAGATCGCGATCTTATTTACATGATCGATGTGTCTGGCTTCGAGCAGACGTGCTTCTTGCGGACGAACGCCGGTCAGCCAGGCGAATCGCAGGAAATCCTTGAACTGCTCGTCAGTCACAAGATCGAGAATCTGCTGAAACTGTTTCGCTGTGATCACGACATCGCGGTGAGTCGCGGCCGGCTTTTCCAGCGAAGCAACGGGACTGGTTGGAATATACCCGGCCTTCACCGCGAAATTAAAACATCGCTTAATTGCGGTAGTGACGCCTCGCTTGTAATTGTCGCCCCACGTTTGTTGATCTAGCCATCGCTGCACATGGAATGGCTTGAGTTGGTCGGTCCGCATATTCGGCACGGCATTCTTGAACCGCTGGAGCTGGTACTTGTACCAGTCGTAACTAGCGGGTCGATTCGAGTGACACCAGTCCAGAAACGCATCGAGAATTGCCCAAGTAGAGTCCGAGCGGACCGGAGAGAACTTCTTGGACATGAGAGCATGGAATCCGTCGCGAATGACCTCGGGAACGTTCCAAGTGCCGCTTTTTTTTCGGGGTGGGGGAGTGTGCTCCGGATGGCTGCCCAGGCGTTGCCGGGCCCCATCAATCGTGCAGTACCAGGCTTGTTTCTCTTTCCAGTAGTAGGGACTTGAGCGTCGGCCCATAAAGCACTCCTCGTCAATAACGCACCTTTATCGCACCGGAGTACGTTATTATCTGGGGAAAAGTAGCGTTGTAAAGGAACTTTTAATCCGTAGGTCTTGGGTTCAAGTCCCAACAGCCTCATTTCTCAAAATCGTTCGCTAGATAGAGTTTGCGTTTAAAGGCTGGTCCTCGCTCGCGGGCCATCCTAACGGGCCTGCTGGCCGATGGCTCGCCGTTCAGCTTTCAGCGGAACAACCTTCCCGTCAGCCGTCAGGATAATCAGGATCTCTTCACGATCGGGGCGTTGCAATTAACCGTCGTCCCCGAGCCCACCTCAGCCGCATTGGCAGCGTTCGGCGTCGCGATTCTATGCGCATCCTGGCGCGTCCGGCGGCCCGCTAAATCGTCGATGCGCCTTTAGCAGCATCTCTGCGGCACCTACTGCGACACGACAAGTAAGATGTGATAGCCACCATGGTTCAATGGCAGCGTGGGCAATGCCATTCCTTCGGGGGGAGCGTAAAAAATTCTTGCGATCGAGAGTGCGTGTCGTTAAAATCACGCTTGGCCGCATGTCTCGACACGCGGTTCAACGGGCCGCTAGGTTCCTGCCCCACCTAGCGGCTCTTTTTTTGCGCGCAGCGCCATTCAATCTATTCTTTTCTTTCGCAGGTGTTTGACCAGTCGCGAGTTGCTGCACGCGAAGCAGCCGACTCCGAACCGGTCGCCGACTTTTTGATGGGTCATGTCCCCGTCGGCCTGCTCAAGTACGTTAGCTCGGGCGATCGGCTTGCGCGCGGCGCGCAAGTTTCGGTCCGGCGTAGCGCGCTCGATTACCTAGCTCGTCTTCGATGCGCAGCAATTGGTTGTACTTGGCCAGTCGTTCACCGCGGCAAGGCGCGCCGGCTTTGATCTGGCCGGCGCCGGTGGCCACGGTCAGATCGGCCATGAACACGTCGGGCGTCTCGCCCGAGCGATGGCTGACCACCACGCCGAATCCGCCGGCTTGGGCTTCGTTGATCGCGGCCAGCGTTTCGGTCACGGTGCCAATCTGGTTCAGCTTTATCAGCACGGCGTTGCCGGCTTGCTCGGCCACGGCACGGCGAATCATGGCCGCATTAGTGACAAAAACGTCGTCCCCCACCAATTGCGCCCGGTGGCCCAACTCGTGGGTGATCGTTTTCCATCCTTCCCAATCCTGCTCGGCCAAGGGATCTTCGATCGACCACAGCGGATAGTCATCGAGCCAGGTGGTGTAGAGAAGGATCATTTCGTCGGCGGTTTTGCTCGCGCCGCCCGACTTGCGGAAGACGTAATTGCCGTCTTTGTACAGTTCGCTGGCTGCGACATCGAGCGCCAGGGCCACGTCCTGCCCCGCGCGCAAGCCGGCGTGCTCGATCGCGGCGACAAGCAATTCCAGCGCCTGCTCGTGCGTGCGCAAGTTTGGCGCGAAGCCTCCCTCATCGCCGACGCCGGTGGACAGCCCCTGGGCTTTGAGCAAGCCCTTCAAGGCGTGGTAGATCTCGACGCCCATCCGCATCGCTTCATGAAAGCTGGGCGCGGCCAGCGGTGCAATCATGAATTCCTGCAAGTCGATGCTGTTGTCGGCATGCGCACCGCCATTCAGAACATTGAACATGGGCACCGGCATGACATGCGCGTTGTAGCCCCCCAGATACCGGTACAACGGCACGCCGGAGCTGGCCGATGACGCCTGCGCCACGGCCATCGACACGCCGAGGATGGCGTTGGCGCCCAAGCGGCTTTTGTTCTTGGTGCCATCGAGCTCGCACAGGCGACGGTCGACGTCCTCCTGCGTGATGGCGTCGAACATGTGGAAGGCGGGACTGATGGTCTCGTTGATGTTGCGAATGGCCTGCATCACGCCCCGCCCGCCGTAACGTTCGGCATCGCCGTCGCGCAACTCGACGGCTTCGCGCGTACCGGTCGACGCGCCCGAGGGGACGGCAGCCCGGCCACGCGCGCCATCATCGAGCGATACGTCAACCTCGATCGTGGGATTGCCACGCGAGTCGAGAATCTCGCGTGCCCGGATCGACATTACCCAAGCCATGCCGCACGCTCCTTGTGGAAAACGACTGGAAAGTGCTGACTCCTCCTTCGAGTAATATCGAATGCCACCGAGTCAGACATTGTTGTTTACCCTCGCTGGTCTGGTGTCAATGGCAGAGCGAACAGGCGGCCCCGAATTGGCTTCACAGGGCGAGCGGCGGAACGGGCTCAGCAATGCGCCGCGGCGCCCCGAAACCTGTCAACGCCCGCCTGCCCATCGATCGCCCTGCGGCGCCGTTGGAGAGAGGAAAGCTCATGATCGAGGATTTCATTGCGGCTCCGTTGGCCAGCCGGTAAACTGCATTCGCGCGGCTCGCAAAGATACGTCAAAAACCTCCTCCTGAAAGTGTCGGTCATGCCGACACCGGACCAGCTATTGGTCGCGAGCTATGATTTCAACAGGAGGCAGTCTCGCGCAGCGCCCAAGGCAGTGTGAGGACTGGATGGCTGAGCTCATAATCATTGGCGCTGGCAGCCAAGCCAAGGCGATCATCTCAGCGGCCCGCCAGGCTGGGATGACGGTGCGCGCCATCTATGACGACGACTGCGCGCGGTGCGGACAAACCGTGTTGGGCGTGCCGATTACGGGTCCGCTGACGCAAGCGGTCGGTGCCCTGGTTCCCGCCGTCATGTGCATCGACGACGCGCAGCAGCGCAAAGCAATCGCCGAGCAATTGGATATCTCCTGGGGAACAGTGATTCACCCCAACGCCTTCCTCCACCCCTCCGCCACCGTTGGCCCGGGTACGGTGATTCTGGAGGGAGTCGTCATTCAACCTAGCGTCACGATTGGCAAGCATGTATTGGTGGCGGCCAATGCAACCGTCGCACATGACTGCGTGGTGGAAAACTTTGCCCACATAGGGCCAGGTGTCGACCTGGCCGGTGCCGTGCGAATCGGCGAGGGTGCAATCATCTCCGTCGGCGCGGTAGTGATCCCAAACATGCGTGTGGGAGCCTGGACGACGGTTGGGCCGCGCGCCGCGGTGATTTGCGACCTGCCAGACCATATCCACGCGGCAGGGCTGCCGGCCAAGCCAGTCGATGAAGATGGCAGCCATCAGTGGGCAAACGATAGCGAGCCTTGATTGCCATGTCGACAAGAAGCATTCCGCGGCTGGCGATGCGGCCGCCTTCAATCCCCCGCTAGCTTCCGCTGAATTATCGTGTTACGAGAAACTCATGCGCGCCCCGGAACGAGAAAGCTTAGATGCATGGCTGCGTGATTGAGCATGATCTTTTCCCACTCGACCGGCGTCAGAGCGCCGAAGAAGCCGTGCGGATGTCGTTGCGGCTCGGTTTTCCAGCGGCGCACGGCGGTCCGCAGTGTCTCGATCCCGTCGCGGTCTGCCGCCACATCCGGAATCAGGCTGGCCGCGAACTTCGCCGGCAGCTTGAAGCCGGGCCGCATGGGTCCGCGGATGACTTTATCCTTGAATATGAATCGGGCGATCATGCGCATTGGCCACGCAGCCCGCACGCTGGCGCCATCCAAAGCAATGTTCATCGCGGCGGCTAAATGCGCGGCGATCTTTCCCAACGACCAGTTGCCCAACTGGCGATAACCGCCGCTGGCCAGCCGTTCGACCTCTGCCAGCACTTCGTCATGATCTTGGAACTGGATCTTGCGACGGCCGCTAACATGCGCCGTGTCGACTTGCGCGGGGGCGAGAGTTGTCGCCATCGTTTAACCTCCCAAGAAACTGAGAGAGAAGGGAAACGCACGAGGGACGCTCACGGAACGTACCGGAAAGTATAACGGGTCGTCGCGCCACGCCAATTCTGCGCTGTGACTTTGATGATCCCATCAGCCCAGGGACGATTCCTCACCGGTCGCCAGGGCTCGTGCTGCGTCAAATCCAAATGTTCGGGTGCCATGCTCACGCTGGCGTGAGCATGCTCCTTCTGCAAGTGCGTACTCTCAGGATGCTTCGGCATGGCCACGACGAGCGTGGCCATGGCACCCCAACCCAAAATTTAAGCGTTGAAAAAGCACTAGTTGGCCGGCGGGTCAGTGCCGCTTGGCCGTTATTTGGGTCCTGGGGCAACAAACCCCTTCAGCCAGGCAAAAATCTGCTCGTGCCAATAGAGGCTATTGGCCGGCTTGAGAACCCAATGTCCCTCGTCGGGGAAGTTGATCAGTTTCGACGGAACCCCCAACCGCTGCAAAGTCGTGAACAATTGGTAGCCCTCGCTGATCGGCACCCGAAAATCGAGGTCATTGTGAATCACGAGCATGGGCGTTTTGAATTTCTCGGCAAACCGGTGCGGCGAGAACTTCTCGTACGACTCTCGGTTCTTCCACGGCGCGCCACCGTGCTCGAATTCGTCGAACCATAGTTCGTCGGTCGAGGCGTACATGCTATCGAAGTTGAAGACGCCGCAGTGCGTGACCAGGGCCTTGAATTTGTCGGTATGGCCGGCGAACCAATTCACCATGTAGCCGCCGAATGAGGCACCCGCCGCGGCCAGACGGTCGCGGTCGATGTATGGTTGCTTCTCGAGGTAGGCCACGCCCGCCATCAGGTCTTCGTACACCTTGCCCCCCCAGTCGCCACTGATTTCGTTGGTGTACTGCTGGCCGAAGCCGGTGCTGCCACGCGGATTCGGGAGCGCAATCACGTAGCCCTGGGCTGCCCAAACTTCCGGATTCCAACGAAAGCTCCAGGCGTCTTCCCAAGCGCCTTGTGGGCCGCCGTGTACAAGGTAAATGAGCGGCCACTTCTTGGCCGGATCGAAGCCGGGTGGTTTGAGAATCCACATCTGCATGGGCGTTCCGCCGGCGCCCGGCACTTCCACGCTTTCCGCCTTGGGCAGGTCAAGCGTTCCTAAGAGCGCGGTATTGGCCTGGCTGACATTCTTTGCCTGGGCGCGTTGGTCAACAACCAGCACCTCGGGCGGCTGCCGCATCGAGGCTTCGGTGCAAGCCAACAGCCGTCCATCATCGCTGCGACTGAGCGCGGCGTGCGTATGACCCACCAGAAACGGCGTTACCCTCGCTTCGGCCACCGTGGCGCGAAAAATGGGCGTTGCCGCCCGCTGGTCGGCCAGAAAAAACAGGCTGGCACTATCGGCGGCCCACAGAATCTGGTCGACCGAGGCGTCAAAGCCTTCGGTAATGAGTCGCGGTGCGCCGGTCCCTGAAGCAACAGCGATCTCCCATTGATCGGCTTCAAAGCCTGGCACTTTTTGCGCGCGATAGGCCAGGCGTTTGCCATCGGGAGAATAACGGGGGTAGCTATCGGCTGCCAGATTGGCCGCCGTGAGGTTCTCGGGCGTGCCGCCGCCTACGGGCACGCGCCATATGTCGTAGTTTGTGCTCCACGCTTCGTCCTGTTCGGGCGGGGCCGTGTAAACCAGGTAGCGATTGTCGGGACTGAACGTGAAGTCATCCCCCACCGAAAACGTCGACGACGTGGGATACGCATCGCGATCGCCCGGTGTCACATCGCGCGGCTCTCCCCCTTCGGCGGGCATTACAAACAGGTGCTGCCGCTTGTCTTCTACCCACGAGTCCCAATGCCGAAAAAAGAGCCGCGTCATAACGCGGGCCTTCACCGGGTTCTTGGCCGCTTCCTCGTTGCGACGTTGATTGGCCGTGTTGCTTTCCGCATACGGCTTGTCCGAATATTCCGGATAGACGGCCGATACAAAGGCGATCGATTTACCATCGGGCGACCAGATACCGGTCGAGGCCTCGGTCGAAATCTTGGTCAACTGCCGCGCTTCGCCGCCAGACAGATCGATGACCCACAATTGGTTCTCGCCGGAACGGTTCGATTCGAAAAGTATGCGGCGTCCGTCGGGACTAAAGCGTGGATGGCGATCTTTCTTGATTGTCGTGGTGAGCTGCCGGGGAGTGCCGCCATCGCTCGGCGCGAGCCAGATGCTAGATGACGTGCTATTGGCCGGCAGGTCGACCGTGGTCACGACATAGGCCACGACTTTGCCATCGGGGCTCATTTGCGGATCGGCGACCCGTTTGAACTTAAACAAATCTTCGACCGTGATGGGCTGCGGTTTGGCCTGCACACAATCCGGTAGTCCGGCGCCCAGCAATGCTTCGACGATGAATACGATCAGCAATCCACGGAGACGCGTAGCCATAGCGGAATTCCTGCGAGGGATTATCGTTGGACTTACGTCGCGGCGGTGTCGACCAGCGACAAGACTTAAATAAGCTGGCCGAACGCGCCGCCAAGGCAGGTACGTTATACGCGCAGAAAAGGCGGCTGTCAGTCCCCGCAGCCGTGGCGAGCCTTAGGGCAATCCGTAGACCCTAACGAGCCGTCGCCGTCATTCAAGGTCGTGCCCCGGTGTGCGCCATCGAGACCGGGGCGGCCTGCAAGCGGCCACGTGCAGTGCAACGCTATGCCTGCACCGAAAAGCTCGCCGAAGACGACGAGCAGGGCAATCTATCCTGGCCGGCCGGTCAGAGGAAACCTGACGAGAGGCGCGTGGCGACCGCGAACCAGGCCATCGCACAGCATTCGGGAACGCCGCCTAACCAAGGCGGATGCCAGACTGGATGGCGCGAAAGCGATCCGCCTGCGCGCTACGCGATCTGAACCATGTGTGCCATTAGCAGCATGCGCCCGCACCGCCGGGCCTGCGCCCACTTCCGTCTCAAGGTAACGCCGGTTGTTACCCACGCAGAGGCGAGTC contains the following coding sequences:
- a CDS encoding tyrosine-type recombinase/integrase, whose product is MGRRSSPYYWKEKQAWYCTIDGARQRLGSHPEHTPPPRKKSGTWNVPEVIRDGFHALMSKKFSPVRSDSTWAILDAFLDWCHSNRPASYDWYKYQLQRFKNAVPNMRTDQLKPFHVQRWLDQQTWGDNYKRGVTTAIKRCFNFAVKAGYIPTSPVASLEKPAATHRDVVITAKQFQQILDLVTDEQFKDFLRFAWLTGVRPQEARLLEARHIDHVNKIAIFPPKESKGKKKSRVVHMVDAAYAIAKKWAKRNSEGPIFRNLRGTPWTAYSINCRFTRMEEELGFKPFAYAMRHSYIHNGLTKGKVDPVVMATLAGHADTTMIFKVYGHLLKDSKFMRKAANRAVDY
- the eno gene encoding phosphopyruvate hydratase, yielding MAWVMSIRAREILDSRGNPTIEVDVSLDDGARGRAAVPSGASTGTREAVELRDGDAERYGGRGVMQAIRNINETISPAFHMFDAITQEDVDRRLCELDGTKNKSRLGANAILGVSMAVAQASSASSGVPLYRYLGGYNAHVMPVPMFNVLNGGAHADNSIDLQEFMIAPLAAPSFHEAMRMGVEIYHALKGLLKAQGLSTGVGDEGGFAPNLRTHEQALELLVAAIEHAGLRAGQDVALALDVAASELYKDGNYVFRKSGGASKTADEMILLYTTWLDDYPLWSIEDPLAEQDWEGWKTITHELGHRAQLVGDDVFVTNAAMIRRAVAEQAGNAVLIKLNQIGTVTETLAAINEAQAGGFGVVVSHRSGETPDVFMADLTVATGAGQIKAGAPCRGERLAKYNQLLRIEDELGNRARYAGPKLARRAQADRPS
- a CDS encoding NeuD/PglB/VioB family sugar acetyltransferase; its protein translation is MAELIIIGAGSQAKAIISAARQAGMTVRAIYDDDCARCGQTVLGVPITGPLTQAVGALVPAVMCIDDAQQRKAIAEQLDISWGTVIHPNAFLHPSATVGPGTVILEGVVIQPSVTIGKHVLVAANATVAHDCVVENFAHIGPGVDLAGAVRIGEGAIISVGAVVIPNMRVGAWTTVGPRAAVICDLPDHIHAAGLPAKPVDEDGSHQWANDSEP
- a CDS encoding DUF1569 domain-containing protein — encoded protein: MATTLAPAQVDTAHVSGRRKIQFQDHDEVLAEVERLASGGYRQLGNWSLGKIAAHLAAAMNIALDGASVRAAWPMRMIARFIFKDKVIRGPMRPGFKLPAKFAASLIPDVAADRDGIETLRTAVRRWKTEPQRHPHGFFGALTPVEWEKIMLNHAAMHLSFLVPGRA
- a CDS encoding S9 family peptidase, with amino-acid sequence MATRLRGLLIVFIVEALLGAGLPDCVQAKPQPITVEDLFKFKRVADPQMSPDGKVVAYVVTTVDLPANSTSSSIWLAPSDGGTPRQLTTTIKKDRHPRFSPDGRRILFESNRSGENQLWVIDLSGGEARQLTKISTEASTGIWSPDGKSIAFVSAVYPEYSDKPYAESNTANQRRNEEAAKNPVKARVMTRLFFRHWDSWVEDKRQHLFVMPAEGGEPRDVTPGDRDAYPTSSTFSVGDDFTFSPDNRYLVYTAPPEQDEAWSTNYDIWRVPVGGGTPENLTAANLAADSYPRYSPDGKRLAYRAQKVPGFEADQWEIAVASGTGAPRLITEGFDASVDQILWAADSASLFFLADQRAATPIFRATVAEARVTPFLVGHTHAALSRSDDGRLLACTEASMRQPPEVLVVDQRAQAKNVSQANTALLGTLDLPKAESVEVPGAGGTPMQMWILKPPGFDPAKKWPLIYLVHGGPQGAWEDAWSFRWNPEVWAAQGYVIALPNPRGSTGFGQQYTNEISGDWGGKVYEDLMAGVAYLEKQPYIDRDRLAAAGASFGGYMVNWFAGHTDKFKALVTHCGVFNFDSMYASTDELWFDEFEHGGAPWKNRESYEKFSPHRFAEKFKTPMLVIHNDLDFRVPISEGYQLFTTLQRLGVPSKLINFPDEGHWVLKPANSLYWHEQIFAWLKGFVAPGPK